The following proteins are co-located in the Hypomesus transpacificus isolate Combined female chromosome 23, fHypTra1, whole genome shotgun sequence genome:
- the LOC124485818 gene encoding olfactory receptor 1D2-like, whose translation MENVSSAIELSLSGFEELLDYRVTVFCFTLLFYCVIIMVNVALTVTITMDRNLHEPMYVFICNLCINGLYGTSGFYPKFLLDILSHHQSISHSGCLFQAVVIYSSVCIDICLLTVMAYDRSVAICRPLQYHSIMTKKHVIQLVSFSWLVPLGLMCTIAIFISRLKLCGSHIEKLYCAGWLIVKLSCSATSWITSTTPTNVVAYLSIFFYIFLGIFIVYTYVLLIKSCLKSLDSRGKFVRTCVPHLLALLNVIIAVLFDLMFMRFGSVDLKQSLLNFFSIEIVMIPPLFNPLIYGLTLTQIRSRMLHPCLKKANCI comes from the coding sequence ATGGAAAATGTGTCATCTGCAATAGAACTATCTCTGTCTGGGTTCGAGGAGCTATTAGACTACAGAGTAACGGTATTCTGTTTCACTTTACTGTTTTACTGTGTTATTATTATGGTAAATGTTGCCCTTACTGTTACCATCACCATGGATAGAAATCTCCATGAGCCTATGTACGTCTTTATTTGTAATTTATGCATCAATGGactttatggtacttcaggatTCTACCCCAAGTTCCTGCTGGATATTCTGTCTCATCATCAGAGTATCTCTCATTCAGGATGTCTGTTTCAAGCTGTAGTAATATACTCTTCTGTGTGCATTGACATTTGTCTGTTAACAGTGATGGCTTATGACAGGTCTGTGGCAATATGTAGACCATTGCAGTATCACTCTATAATGACTAAGAAGCATGTCATTCAGTTAGTCTCATTCTCCTGGCTTGTTCCTTTAGGTCTTATGTGTACTATTGCTATATTTATTTCCAGACTTAAATTGTGTGGCTCACACATAGAGAAACTGTACTGTGCAGGTTGGCTGATAGTTAAACTCTCATGCTCTGCGACTAGTTGGATAACTTCAACCACACCAACTAATGTAGTTGCATATTTAAGTATATTTTTCTATATTTTTCTTGGCATTTTTATTGTGTACACTTACGTTCTGTTGATCAAATCATGTTTGAAGTCCTTAGACAGCAGAGGAAAATTTGTGAGGACTTGTGTTCCACATTTACTGGCATTATTAAATGTAATAATTGCAGTTTTATTCGATCTTATGTTTATGCGGTTTGGCTCAGTAGATTTAAAACAAAGTCTTCTGAACTTCTTTTCCATAGAAATTGTTATGATTCCTCCACTGTTTAACCCCCTAATTTATGGTCTTACCCTGACTCAAATCCGTAGCAGAATGCTGCATCCATGTTTGAAAAAGGCAAATTGTATCTAA
- the LOC124485821 gene encoding olfactory receptor 1D2-like — MVNMSVVTVFTLSGFGDITDYRVPVFSVTLLCYCVIVLVNVTVILTIIFNRIFHVPMYIFLCNLCINGLFGTAGFYPKFLMDLLSRLQVISYAACLFQVFVIYSSLCIDTCLLAVMSYDRFVAICTPLQYHSVMTKQRVAQLVSFSWIAPFGLIAGSIIFTSQLRLCGSHIQKLYCANWLVAKLSCDATSWVTSSTPTNVVAYVTILFYIFLGIFIVCSNMQLIRSCFKCLENRGKFMSTCLPHLFALFNITIATLFDVMHMHYGSSDLPQSLQNLLAVQILIGPPLFNPLIYGLTLTQIRNKILCRCSRNK; from the coding sequence ATGGTAAATATGTCAGTAGTAACAGTATTCACGCTGTCTGGGTTTGGAGACATAACAGACTACAGGGTCCCTGTCTTTTCTGTCACTTTATTGTGTTACTGTGTCATTGTGCTAGTTAATGTTACGGTCATCTTGACAATTATTTTTAACAGAATCTTTCATGTGCCGATGTATATCTTTCTTTGTAATTTGTGCATTAATGGCCTTTTTGGTACTGCAGGATTCTACCCCAAATTTTTGATGGATCTGCTGTCTCGTTTGCAGGTCATCTCCTATGCAGCATGTCTGTTTCAGGTTTTTGTCATATATTCTTCTTTGTGCATTGATACTTGTCTGCTAGCTGTGATGTCCTATGACAGGTTTGTAGCAATATGTACACCACTGCAATATCACTCTGTCATGACTAAGCAGCGAGTGGCACAGTTAGTCTCTTTCTCCTGGATTGCTCCTTTTGGCCTTATAGCTGGTTCTATTATATTTACTTCACAACTGAGGTTGTGTGgctcacacatacagaaactCTACTGTGCTAACTGGTTGGTTGCTAAATTGTCATGTGATGCGACCAGTTGGGTAACTTCATCCACACCAACCAATGTAGTTGCATATGTAACAatattgttttatatttttcttgGCATTTTCATAGTTTGCTCTAACATGCAGTTGATCAGATCATGTTTTAAGTGCTTGGAAAACAGAGGAAAGTTCATGAGTACTTGTTTACCACATTTATTTGCGTTATTTAACATTACAATTGCTACTCTATTTGATGTTATGCATATGCATTATGGCTCAAGCGATTTGCCACAGAGCCTTCAAAACTTATTGGCTGTTCAAATTCTAATAGGTCCTCCATTATTCAACCCCCTAATTTATGGTCTGACATTAACTCAAATTCGCAATAAAATACTGTGTAGATGTTCGAGGAATAAATAA
- the LOC124485816 gene encoding LOW QUALITY PROTEIN: olfactory receptor 6B1-like (The sequence of the model RefSeq protein was modified relative to this genomic sequence to represent the inferred CDS: deleted 1 base in 1 codon) — protein sequence MVKRTKDSYSFCKIENMSVVTVFTLSGFGDITDYRVPVFSFTLLCYCIIVLVNVTVILTIISNRIFHVPMYIFLCNLCIIGLFGIAGFYPKFLMDLLSRLQVISYAACLFQVFVIYSSFCIEYLSLAVMAYDRFVAICTPLQYHSVMTKQRVAQLVSFSWIAPFGLIASAIIFTSQLRLCGSHIQKLYCANWLVAKLSCDATVTRM from the exons ATGGTGAAAAGAACCAAAGAT TCTTATTCTTTTTGCAAAATTGAAAATATGTCAGTAGTAACAGTATTCACGCTGTCTGGGTTTGGAGACATAACAGACTACAGGGTCCCTGTCTTTTCTTTCACTTTATTGTGTTACTGTATCATTGTGCTAGTTAATGTTACGGTCATCTTGACTATAATTTCTAACAGAATCTTTCATGTGCCGATGTATATCTTTCTTTGTAATTTGTGCATTATTGGACTTTTTGGTATTGCAGGATTCTACCCCAAATTTCTGATGGATCTGCTGTCTCGTTTGCAGGTCATCTCCTATGCAGCATGTCTGTTTCAGGTTTTTGTCATATATTCTTCTTTTTGCATTGAGTACTTGTCT CTAGCTGTGATGGCCTATGACAGGTTTGTAGCAATATGTACACCACTGCAATATCACTCTGTCATGACTAAGCAGCGAGTGGCACAGttag TCTCTTTCTCCTGGATTGCTCCTTTTGGCCTTATAGCTAGTGCTATTATATTTACTTCCCAACTGAGGTTGTGTGgctcacacatacagaaactCTACTGTGCTAACTGGTTGGTTGCTAAATTGTCATGTGATGCGACTGTGACgcgtatgtaa
- the LOC124485622 gene encoding olfactory receptor 2K2-like, with translation MDNESLVFVFTLSGLEGIMHYRGTLFSFTLLCYCVILLINIALILTIILDENLHEPMYIFLCNLCISGLYGTAGFYPKFLLDLLSYAHVSSYAGCLIQAFVLYSYACCDFSILSVMAYDRYVAICRPLQYHSVMTKQRVTQLVSFSWFVPLFLLFIGTTFTFRLRLCGSHIPKLYCANFLITQLSCSATNWITSSTPSNATALVTIAIYFVHAVFIVCTYVYLVRSCLRSLEDRGKFMQTCVPHLLSLIHVIVALLFDVMHMRYGSSDIPQSLQNFLAMEFLIVPPLLNPLIYGLKLTKIRNRILSLCMQK, from the coding sequence ATGGACAATGAATCCCTCGTTTTTGTATTCACTCTTTCTGGGTTGGAAGGGATTATGCACTATAGAGGCACCCTCTTCTCATTCACtttactgtgttactgtgtgattCTTTTGATAAATATAGCTCTAATTCTGACCATCATCTTAGATGAAAACCTCCATGAGCCCATGTACATATTCCTGTGtaatttgtgcatcagtggACTTTATGGAACTGCAGGATTCTACCCCAAATTTCTGTTGGATCTATTGTCTTATGCTCATGTTAGTTCTTATGCAGGATGTCTGATTCAAGCGTTTGTATTATATTCATATGCGTGTTGTGATTTTTCTATTCTATCAGTGATGGCATATGACAGGTATGTAGCAATATGTAGGCCACTGCAGTATCACTCTGTCATGACTAAGCAGCGTGTCACTCAGTTAGTCTCTTTCTCCTGGTTTGTTCCtttgtttcttttgtttatTGGTACAACATTTACCTTCAGATTAAGGTTATGTGGTTCACACATTCCTAAACTTTATTGTGCTAACTTCTTGATCACTCAACTGTCATGCTCTGCTACCAATTGGATTACATCATCAACaccaagtaatgccactgctcTTGTTACAATAGCAATTTATTTTGTCCATGCTGTTTTCATAGTGTGTACCTATGTGTATCTGGTCAGATCGTGTTTGAGGTCTTTAGAGGACAGGGGAAAGTTTATGCAGACCTGTGTGCCACATTTACTGTCATTGATTCATGTCATAGTTGCTTTGCTTTTTGATGTAATGCACATGCGTTATGGCTCAAGTGATATACCACAAAGTCTACAGAATTTCTTGGCCATGGAGTTTTTAATAGTTCCTCCACTGCTTAACCCCTTAATTTATGGTCTTAAACTGACTAAAATTAGAAATAGAATACTGAGTTTATGTATgcaaaaataa